The DNA region cagcatcacaagccagcactatcctgaacactgctaaaagtctatcagtacttaactacaacatcaggtccttaagcaaacactatgacgacctcctggcactccctgaatcactaaagacacccttctcccgcattattcttactgagacctggcttaagcaggacacaatagatatctaccctctaccaggatatgcagcaatccacaactgcagaccatacttAATATTTATTTTCTACAGGATAACGATAAACCAGAGGAGTGTAAAGTGTGCTTTAACAATTATGATGAACTACGTCGACCACGCAATCTGCCGTGTGGTCACACATTCTGCTCTCAATGTATTGAAGATACAATTAAGAATGCTCAGCTCACCTGCCCCAGCTGTCGTGCTGAGCACAGTGCCACAGATGCTACTCAGTTCCCGATCAACTATGCTATGGAGGCTGTGATAAAGAAACTCAGAAGTATCCAGGTTACATCAGTGCAAAGTGTGTCAACAAAATGTGGTCAAGATCGCACAAGAGGCATCAGCAAGAAGTTACGATCTTTGGTACAGGAACACAAGAGCAGTATCAGTAACCTTATAATTGAGTGTGAAGAAGCACTGTCCCAGCTGGGCAAGTACCAGGGACAGGTGAGGGACTGGAAGACCCAGCATCACCAACTGCAGGACAGACTCTATGATCTGCTGGAGCAGAACAAGGCAGCGATAGAGCTCCTGgaacaggaggataccagtgtgCTGACTATGACAACAGAAGGAGAAGCAGGAAAGAAGCAGCTGCAGACAATGCTGGAGaacctcaacacagtcaacactgcaCAGGAGGTCGTCACAACCTTTGATGAGGCTGATCACTACAACGTGGAGGTTGAAGATTGGATCCAGAAGTGTCAGGAACTCTTCCCAGATGTTAACACTGTCTACACCTCAGTAAAGGTATGATGCCACAGACATTATTGAACTTTCTAAACAATTTCTTAATTCATTTTTATATATTGATTCTGTTCTGTAAATATATACAACTTTAAGAGCAATATTAAAATGTGATTTTCACCAAAATGTTGCGAGATTCTTAAACTATTTTTCTGTCAACAATACTTCATTTCCatatttttcaattatttttgTACTGCGCGCATAAAAACTCGAGCTCGTTCCTTAAGTTATCTATTATTaaatatatctttcttctttcattgcactggccatatcccactgaaggagggtggcccaaaaagaaaaacaaaagtttctttataaatttagtatTGTATACAGGATAAGGGGTCATTAGCTTCTTCCTCCTGACATTTTAGttacctcttatgacatgcatggcttacaggggaggaattctcttccacttccccatggaaataacaggaaataaacaagaaaaagcactagtaagaaaagagaagaaaacccaaaggggtgtgtttgtgtgcttgtaCATACTTGAAATTATGCATATTTATGTGAcagaaaaaaaacaccagcaatcataccattatgtaaaacaattacaggcttctgttttacactcatttggtaggacagtagtacctccctgggtggttgctgcgtaccaacctactaccacagcatagtagtatctccctgggtggttgctatctaccaacctactaccataggatggtagtacctccctgggtggcggATGTCTGCCAGCtttctaccacaggatggtagtacctccctggagggttgctgtctaccaacctactaccacaggatggtagtacctccctgggtggttactctctacaaacctactaccacaggatggtagtacctccttgggtggttgctgtctaccaacctattacaataggatggtattacctccctgggtggttgctgtctaccaacctactaccacaggatggtagtacctccctgggtggttgctgtctacaaacctactaccacaggatggtagtacctccttaggtggttgctgcctaccaaccaattacaacaggatggtagtacctccctgggtggttgctgtctaccaacctactaccacaggatggtagtacctccctgggtggttgctgtctacaaacctactaccacagaatggtagtacctctctgggtggttgctgtctaccaacctactaccacacgatggtagtacctccctgggtggttgctatctaccagcctactaccacatgatggcagtacctccctgggtggttgctgtcaaccaacctactaccacaggatcacagtacctcccagggtgattgctgtctatAAACCTACTCccacaggatggcagtacctcccagggtgattgctgtctataaacctactaccacaggatggtagtacctccctgggtgggtgctctgtaccaacctactaccacaggatggtagtacctccctgggtggttgctgtcttccaacctactaccacaggatggtagtacctccctgggtggttgctgtctaccaacctactaccacaggatggtagtacctccctgggtggttgctatctaccaacctactaccacaggatcagAGAACCTCCcagggtgattgctgtctatAAACCTACTCccacaggatggcagtacctcccagggtgaTTGCTATCTataaacctactaccacaggatgatagtacctccctgggtgggtgctctgtaccaacctactacaataggatggtagtacctccctgggtggttgctgtcttccaacctactaccacaagatgttagtacctccctgggtggttgctatctaccaacctactaccacaggatcacAATACCTGCcagggtgattgctgtctatAAACCCActcccacaggatggtagtacctcccagggtggttgctgcctacgaacctactaccacaggatggtagtacctccctgagtggttgcttcAAGAGATATCCAAGGAAGGTTAAAGAATAGGTACAGGTGATGTGctaggaagggttgaaggaaggtacaaggGATATCCTAGGAAGGTACAGGGGATATTCTAAgaagggttgaaggaaggtacaggggatatcctaggaagggttgaagggagggaCGAGGGATATCGCAGgaagggttgaaggaaggtacaggggaTATATTAGGAAGGGTTGAGGGAAGGTACAGGGGATATTttaggaaggttgaaggaagttACTGGAGATATATTAGGAAGGTTGAAGGTAGGTACAGGGGATAtattaggaagggttgaagggaggtacaggggatatattaggaagggttgaagggaggtaCAGGGGATATATTAGGAAGGTTGAAGGTAGGTTAAGTGGATATGTTAGGAAGGTTGAAGGTAGGTACAGGGGATAtattaggaagggttgaaggaagatacaggggatatattaggaaggttgaaggaaggtacaggggatatattaggaagggttgaagggaggtaCAGGGGATATATTAGGAAGGGTTGTAGGGAGGTACAGGGGATATATTAGCAGTTGAAGGGAGGGTGTGAGTTATATTTTAAGACATAAGTCTTGAGTAATCAACAGTTGTGAAAGTGTCAGAGTGGAGACAAGTTGTTGCTGACATCCAGCATTAATGTTTGTGTTGGTAATGACAGGTACAGGAGACCATTAAGAAGGCCCTGGACACCATCACCACAGAGACAGGTGCCACAGCTGCCACTGTTCTCCAGGGAGActcagccaccaccatcatggagAAAGTTAAGATAATTACTGGTGAAATCCCTCCAGCGACATTAACTGTAAGTTGAAAGTCTTTGTTTTTTTTCATGTTATACAATATTAATCATAATAACATGATCATCAAGATTTTCATTTTTAAAATTACCTACTTTCTTATTCCTATAATATGGTAACAAACTTGCTACCTAACTTATTTATACACAACTTTTCATAATATTTTGACTGACGGGTTTTTCTAATATTCCATATAGTTGTCATAGTCACAAAAATAGACATTGTATAAACTAAACCAACTGAACCTCCTCTCCAACTCtctgaaacagtaaataaactgAATGACTTCTTCTCTACCATAGTAATAAATATAGCCAAAAAGTCAGAGCTCTCAAGCCCAGTTTAGTTATTACCTAACTGATAACTATCACACTTCCCTCTACCTATTCCAAACTAATTCTACATACATTACTTCTATAATAAAGTCACTAACAAAACCCAAAGTTAAGTTAATTTATGACTACTGATATATAAGAAAGTTGTTCATGTGTTACTCAACTATTGAACAGTAGGGCgccactcatacagcaggttaggtttaaGGCTATCGTCAGAAAGCGGGCATTGCCAGTAAGCAGAACACCATATTTTCTGCTTATAAATGCATTCAAATaccagataagtttacaataacatatacaaccTCTCCTCTCTTAACAACGGAGTTCTGGTCCTAAGACAAcattggtaaacaaattcgtcactaagtgaagagcatactataatggtagtgggtttcagtcaaccatttataacatttctggtacatttttgaatgtttatacagtagtgtactgtatattgtaataaacaaaatagaggaaatcagctctaatatacattatttaggtatgtatactggtcagagagcccatcataagtctgaGTCATCGGTAAACAAGTTTGTCACTAAGTAAGGAGAAGCTGTATTATGCTAACAGTAGAActtggcattaaaaacaataaaaagtaaaatacatacacagtatattcattactttaaaatatttgtagtcttaatgaaggGTGAAGAGTGAgtaatatttatttgtagaaagtcaggtgtaggtagacCTGGCTCCCACTCCCAAATGTAATATACAATGTAGATCTactttgttactgctggtgctccaaatgtagatcaacgttttatctTTCCTGTCTCCAAATTTGCCTCAAATGACCTAAGATGCCTGGtaagtatagaatgggtcttaacacctGGTATGAGCAGTATTAAAAAATTTGGGactacttagtaccttgtgggagcaccagatCAATTGAGAAACAGATAGAACAAAGAACATGGCAAACACCatggattcactgatgtcatattAGCACTTCCCTATAAAGAACAGTTGACCCTTAGTTTCATGGCTTTGAGATAGATGTTTCCACAAGTGgtcaaggaaatataaaaaacctcaataataacccaggtgcaacatttgtgcaacatcctttcatttttgataccactggtagtgtcatcctgccagaatatcCTATAGCATacgccctaagtaaagagaaataattctggaatgtgtaatatgtgttcagcaggctggctggCCGGGTAGGTGGGTGGCTGATTGACTTTGGTTGTCTCTATTATTTCTGTCTGTATCTatttctgtctgtatctatctccaTTTgcatatatctctgtctatctctgtttgTATATATCTCTGTCTCAGTCTATCCCCATCTCTGTCTCTCCCtgtatctcacaggtacacataagcacagTTATCATACAAAGTataaattacataggataaccccaaaaaatccagacaaagtgtgatactgtgcttgtagatataagacataataAGCATGAATgacaagtaatacacatttttcaCTTGATCAGGAACCAGACATGATGactctgcatcgtgtgtaatacctctTTGTTCATGAGTGGTGTTCTCtctgatacagagagacagacagagacatgagtggtgttctctctgatacagagagacagacagagacaggaagacacataggcagacagaaagacagataagcagacagATAGACATGTTACATGTTTAATGTATAACAGTGAAAAGAAATAAATCATGGGTTCTCTGgagcagtgcatgatcatcaagtgtcactgaactgctgcactgtcagcagtgcatgatcatcaagtgtcactgaactgctacactgtcagcagtacatgatcatcaaatgtcactgaactgctgcactgtcagcagtgcatgatcatcaagtgtcactgaactgctacactgtcagcagtgcatgatcatcaagtgtcactgaactgctgcactgtcagcagtgcatgatcatcaagtgtcactgaactgctgcactgtcagcagtgcatgatcatcaagtgtcactgaactgctgcactgtcagcagtgcatgatcatcaagtgtcactgaactgctgcactgtcagcagtgcatgatcatcaagtgtcactgaactgctacactgtcagcagtgcatgatcatcaagtgtcactgaactgctacactgtcagcagtgcatgatcatcaagtgtcactgaactgctgcactgtcagcagtgcatgatcatcaagtgtcactgaactgctgcactgtcagcagtgcatgatcatcaagtgtcactgaactgctacactgtcagcagtgcatgatcatcaagtgtcacacTGAACTGctgatcactgtcagcagtgcatgatcatcaagtgtcacagcatgatcatcaagtgtcactgaactgctgcactgtcagcagtgcatgatcatcaagtgcatgatcatcaagtgtcactgaactgctacactgtcagcagtgcatgatcatcaagtgtcactgaactgctacactgtcagcagtacatgatcatcaagtgtcactgaactgctgcactgtcagcagtgcatgatcatcaagtgtcactgaactgctgcactgtcagcagtgcatgatcatcaagtgtcactgaactgctgcactgtcagcagtgcatgatcatcaagtgtcactgaactgctACACTGTCAACAGTGGAGTGACAATAATCTTACACCTTCCTTCAAAAAGTTTCTTACATACTCCACCATCTCTAAAACATTGGTAagcaagacacataggcaacagttagacataTTTAAAccaaaacgtttcacctacacagtaggcttcttcagttgagtacagaaagtaggcaggagtagtagagatgtgaagacgatgttatcagtccatcacccttgaagttgaagatttgaggttgtcagtccctcagcctggagaagagttctgttccatactctcaaacaatgTGGAGATCAAGTGTAGAAGTGTAGaagctttcaagaggaaactggagaagtatcttcaccaggtgccagatcaaccaggctgtgatggat from Cherax quadricarinatus isolate ZL_2023a unplaced genomic scaffold, ASM3850222v1 Contig1316, whole genome shotgun sequence includes:
- the LOC128697281 gene encoding tripartite motif-containing protein 59 isoform X2: MDNDKPEECKVCFNNYDELRRPRNLPCGHTFCSQCIEDTIKNAQLTCPSCRAEHSATDATQFPINYAMEAVIKKLRSIQVTSVQSVSTKCGQDRTRGISKKLRSLVQEHKSSISNLIIECEEALSQLGKYQGQVRDWKTQHHQLQDRLYDLLEQNKAAIELLEQEDTSVLTMTTEGEAGKKQLQTMLENLNTVNTAQEVVTTFDEADHYNVEVEDWIQKCQELFPDVNTVYTSVKVQETIKKALDTITTETGATAATVLQGDSATTIMEKVKIITGEIPPATLTVDHLRGMSESVKRLVEAGLVFGVQQDQDDLRYSRITLQDGQLYLHVLQDQPPPTHAHTIQKLCRWL
- the LOC128697281 gene encoding tripartite motif-containing protein 59 isoform X1, translated to MDNDKPEECKVCFNNYDELRRPRNLPCGHTFCSQCIEDTIKNAQLTCPSCRAEHSATDATQFPINYAMEAVIKKLRSIQVTSVQSVSTKCGQDRTRGISKKLRSLVQEHKSSISNLIIECEEALSQLGKYQGQVRDWKTQHHQLQDRLYDLLEQNKAAIELLEQEDTSVLTMTTEGEAGKKQLQTMLENLNTVNTAQEVVTTFDEADHYNVEVEDWIQKCQELFPDVNTVYTSVKVQETIKKALDTITTETGATAATVLQGDSATTIMEKVKIITGEIPPATLTVDHLRGMSESVKRLVEAGLVFGVQQDQDDLRYSRITLQDGQLYLHVLQDQPPPTHAHTIQDLRSFATKNSH